The genomic segment TATCAAAGGCGTTTCTAAGTGTAAGCATCGGTGTATGTCTGtgcactcaacacacacacacacacactcagcagggGAGGGAGGATCGATGGTGTGGTGCCCATAGTGGACTTTTATTTAACACTGTAGCCTGTCGACTGGAAACAAAagtgcacttgtttttttttttttgttttttaaattaacttcaGGAATGGCTGATGTGATTGGTATCAGTGTTGCTCCGATACTCGTCAGCTGAACCGCTCAAAAAACAGGTGAATTTCCCTTCTTTTAGGACCCTGCGACAGTGAATCGATGATTAATCTACCGCGGAATGAATGGCCAGCTATTTTAAATACTGATTATTCAGTTTTGCAGTATTTTTTGTGATTTAGATTCTTGATGTCCTGATTTTGTTTCTCTCCTCGGTCAGTAAACggacaaaataagactttcTTTATGAAAGCAAACCAGATAAATTCATATTGAGCATCGCTGCTTTTCTTGCTGACTTAAAGGGAAGATGAGCACAAtcactgtcatgtgactcaactGTCAGTCATTGATTCAAAGTTCAAAGGTTGTGGCTTACATGTGTTACTTACGGCGCCGCTGCTTTGAAAGGGTTAAAAAGACTGTATTGACTGATATCAATATCATTAGATGTGCAATAATGTATCGTGAAGAAATTGCATTGAGCCATCGCGGACATGCAATAATGTGCAAATAATAATTTGCgtgaatttaaataaacaaacctgCTCTTTTACTACTTGAAGAATAAACATGTGTGATGtactacacaaaaaaacacaaccatagGAGTCTTTTGTTGTTCATTTCACAAATATTTATGTTGAAGTATCATAAATATGtggaaaatgacaataaaaacaagcgGAAGTGGAAATAAGGATGACGGGCACGCTGCCAGACGCGTTCACTTGCTTTAAGAAAACAAGGTTTATGAACTCTGTTATTGATCTTGATTAGATGGACATATCAGCCTGCAATGGGCTGCACATTCCATAATTCAAagcctaacacacacacacacacacctgctggaAACATGCGCCATATTGAGCACAAACGCCGccttttactgtgaaaacagCTACGACACGTTGACTTGATTGCTTTACATCTTCCTATTGAGAAACATCTCACACTGACTCGGACTCTTCACTCCACAGAAACCCCCGCTGTGGCAAATTTCTCTCATTAGCCGAGTGCTTGACGAATAAGTGTGACCTCAATGACTCGACGACGCCTTCCCCATCGCAGCGGTGGCGGCGTGGGCCGCGAGCCTTGATTGCACCCCCCCCGGCCCCCCATCCCCGACATCCAGCTGAGTTTCTGAAACTTAAGCACTCGACTCGGCGTGAATAAATCTGGCCGATGCGTTCGGCACCAAAATCATTATCTGAAGGAAATGTTTTGACTCGGGGATGCGCTCTTGTCAGCTCGAGATTACAGGGGCCTGTTAGCGTTTAGGCATCCAGAGCTTGTTTGCATTTCTGAGAGTTATCGAACGACGTCTCATTAAAATCTGAACAGGCCAAGATGTCAGCGGCGCGTCAATATCACTACaagtgaattttttttctttctttcttttctatttcccctctctctctctctccaaatgCTACATTTTCACAGGCGTTACACCATCCCTGCCATCAATATTTCTGAGTTGGGGGGTTGGGATGGACGTGGGCTGCAGCTACAGAAGGTATATACAGTGGTGCACTCTGGGCTCATGTAGTAATGAAAGGGATGACATGATAGCGCTGGCTAGCTTGCTTGTATCGTGGATTTATGGCTCGTTGGAGGAGTCGGGGTGTCCtgcagctctcctcctcctcttcctcctcctcctccctgcttcCATCGGCGCTTTACTGACGAACACAACGGCGACCATTAAGTAAATGCTTCCTTATGCTGTAATCATGTGTAAAAGGCTCACAATTACCATGCTATAAATCCACGATGCGAGGGCTACTCATGGAGACATAAATATTCCCCTATAGGCTTCTTATGATCGTGGGAACAGCCCCTAATCATGATGTACGCCCCTGTCTCGTGTTGCTGAAACGTGATCGAAAGCCCTTTCCCTACCCTACACCCCGCGTCTCAACCTACACCTCCCCTCCTAGTCAGAGAGCCCCCACCCTGCCCCTCCCTGCAGCCCCAGCCCACCCCCTGCTGATTTCTTGGGCCAGGGGCTGATAGAAATTATTGATTAAATCTGTGCAGCTCAGACTCCTCGACCCACAGAGGCTGGTTAACCCCTTCAGTGCCGGAGTGAGGGAGCTGCAAGAGccagataaaaaacaaaaaaaaaacaacaaataaaaaaacaataacaacaacccccccccccaccgtTTGGTGCGTGGTgtaatgcagcagcagcagcagcttaggTCACATGCGCCTGTTTCCTGATATGTAAATGGAATCAGCGTTGACCTTTGAGCCGCGCTCGCCGAATGTGAACTGTATTGCAGCGCGAGGTGGACAAGGCTTTGTGGCTTTCATTACCGTGGGGGTGGTGCAGGCACTGGAGCCGACACGTAAACCGCATTGACCTTTCTTATTCATTTAGACCTTTAGTCAAGGGCTTCGGCCATCATCTTTAAAGTTATAGTCTCTGatcccccttctcctcctcctcgactTTAAGTGTCGGAGCATGGCTGCACGGTCTTTATCCCGCCTTCTCCTCCAACTAAATCCTGATTGCCTCCTCCATTGCCTGAGGTTGGGGCTGGAGATGCATCTCATATGTACAGCACAGTAATCCATAGAGCACACACAAgtacgcagagagagagagagagaggggggggaaacaAACAGGATTCTGCAGATAAATCCTGGAGATCACCTCCTCTGTGTTTAGCAAAATGTCTCTGCAGGAAGACAATTATTTGAGGAGACAAAATGGCAGCAGCTACATAATCGCAGCGCGCCGGCAGAACTCTATGgaaatataacaacaataataataataataataataatgcacgGCTGCTGCGCTGACACCAGTGGGCCCTTCTGTGCATTTAAGCGAGCGTTACATTAAAGCAGGTGATCTTAAAACTCGAAGCAGGGAGAAAGCTCTTGAGCTGCTGCCTTCAGCGCGAGGTTGCACGGGGCGCCGCACATTCAAATTCCAGTCtcgattttttttgtttttgccgaTGCAGGCGAGGTGTGTGTGGGCAAGGCGTGCTGCTCTTTCCCATGGAAATCAATAGAGGCTTGTAATTAAACAAAAGGGGGTtggccaggaaaaaaaaaggggggaggtggcgttgaggggggaaaaaaaacacaacaaccccCCCTTCGGAAAGTGGGTTATGTAGAAAAGTGCCGAGCTGTCTAAATTGCGGCTTTGCCAAGAACTACATATGCACTTTCCGAGTGTGTGGGAGCCGACATtgtcaaacacaagcacactACACTCCTGTGCAGGGATGTAAATTTTTTATGACTCTGATTGATTGGCTGCTCCTCGGACGACTGCGAGCACTGACTCGTTAAAATAAcgtttgtgttttgtaaagagatgaaggagcaaaaaaaaagaaaagaagaaaagacgcCGTGAATGAAGAGAAACGCACGCTGATTGACGACCGGAAATCTGCTCCGAGGAACAAAGGGGGTTGGGGTGTTTTGGTCACCAGgaagggttgttttttttttttctccccccgtTTTGCATACAGAGTCTCGACAATCACAGCGTCGGCTTCATCAACAAGCAACATTTCAGTGGAATCAACGGAACAAACCCGGAGATAAAGCGTCGCCTGATAAGAGGCTTGGCGAGTGATTGGTGTAGCGCTTCGCTAAATGGAGGATGTACACATGTGCTCTCAGAGCCAAACAATCAAAGATCAATAATTGTGAAGGGATTGCAAGAGTGCACAATCATTACCTATGAACCCTATTGTGTTGCCGGGCTTAATCAGTCGGGGCTGCTGACAGGGAGCGAGAGGCGGTGATCAACTGGGCAGCCTCGCACACACGTCCAGCTCACAGACCCCCGCAgtgagcagacacacactcacacacactcacacacacacacacacactcgtctatGCTCATCTCATATTACTGTGTTCACTTGGATCTCTGTCTGTGTGCCGTGTATCAGATGGGCCCGGAGTCCCTACGGAGGCACAACACTGTAACGCGGCACTGTACGGCGTGCTGTTGTGTCTTCAATTCGCATCCCCGAAGAATATTAAATGTCGAGTAGCAGATTACAATGTGCCTTTCAAGACGAAAATTTTGAAACATCTGCACACACGCCGACGCACCTGTAACCCGCGCCGCTTCCTATCCACTTCATTTCCCTCTAAAATATTGCCTATCGAATCCGAAAATTAGAAAATGCAACAGCaaattctccctctctctgtcttgagATGCTAACACTGAAGCGAGCTTGGATTTTTCTTCACCTCCCCACACAGACCTGGacaaccaacaaaacaaaccagcGAGACACTCAGTCTTTAGCTGTTTCGCCGTAATCGCCACGGTGACGGCGCTGATAAGAGACGCCTTGGCAGAGGCTCACGCTCTCATTTGCATCGGCCACTTTTGCCAACTCAACTTTAAGGCCGGCGCGCTGAGCCGATATAAATCACTGCTCCAGTTAATCAATCGCTCCACAGTGAGTGGCATTTCTGCACAAATTATTTTGTGGGCTCAAAGGCGATTAAATTGCCAAGCCCCTGCTCGGGCTGATCTTCATGGTTCATTTAAGAGGAGGGCAAATGTCtgtggcttttcttttcttttcttttctttttgtattattgtagCTACTGTACAGATCAATAGATGGTGTTTGGGAGCAAAGTAAACAAAGGAACGGCACATATGGCCCCTTTCTTACTGCAAACTGTCCTCAGTGCACTGATGAGTTCTTATTACCCAAGCTGTTGAGACAATGGagaaggcagtgtgtgtgtgtgtgtgtgtgtgtgtgtgtgtgtgtgtgaagaagagaAACATCAGTATGATGCTTTTGCTTTTCCTCATGTCTACACCTGAGCTGCATACTGATTGCTGGAGAGAAGAatttattttggaagacatgGAGAAGGAGGGTGTTTGGGGAAAacgaggggagagagagagtgtgtgtgtgtgtctgtttgttgttgtgatttctgtgtgtgtgtgtgagacagatagAGAGCAAAGCCAGATCTTACCCTCCAGCCGGAGTGAGGCCATTCTTTGAAACTCTGGCTCCTGGAGCCAGCGGGACATCCTCTTAAAGGTCTCGCGGCCGGACTTGAGCTTGCCCCAGGGCTTGGGGTTCCTCAGGAGGTCAGACAGTGTGCCCTGTGACCTACACAGAACCCTCTCGGCGAAGATGGCCTGGGGGATGCTGTACCTCTTCAGCTCGGTGATGATCCTCTGGGCCACATCCCTGGTGTTGATCTCCTCCCCGCTGCTTCCCCCGCCGCCCTGCAGCCCCGGGAGCATGCCCTCACCGGGTGAGGACGCCACGGACGACGAGGAGTGCAGGTGCTCGCTCACCTTGGAGGTCTGATGGCTGGGGTGATGATGGGGTTGGTAGTGCTGGCTGTAGATGTGAGGGTGGTGGCCCGTGGCGTGCTGGTGAGCCTCCATTTTGTTCAACTGGTGCCCCAATGACACGTCGCCTCCTCCCAGGCCCGGCGGCGATATCTCGCGGCCGAAATCCGACGTCCTGCAGAAGAGGCTCCCCCCATGGACGTCGTAGCCGCCGTGGAGCATCTGACCGCCGTTGCCGTTGGAGCTGTTGCCCAGGCTGCCGTAGCCGTGCATGGTCGAGCTCAGGCCCGAGCCCGTGGTGGGCGGCGACAGACTTTGGGTCATGGCGAGGTCTTTGCCGTAAGGGTTGTAGAAGTTGGTGCTGAGGCCTCGGTCCTCGCGCATGAGGGTGAAGCTGCCGATGACGTTGCTGACCGGCAGGCAgggatggtggtgatggtggtggtggaacTTGTCATCAAAGGGCTGCAGGGGGGTCAGGGTGGTGTAGGTGCTGCCCGTGCTGGACGGGGAGTCGCCGCTGTAGCCCAGTGCCGACATGGAGTGGTCGAAGCCCGGTGGACGAGGCTCGGGCTCCAGGGACATGGAGGGGCCCCCAAGGGAAGGCCTGGGGAAAGCAGCTGAAAGGTCTCGCGAGTGCAGCATGGCCCTGCCATCCTGACTGTGAGCCAGATCAGAGTgcgagtgagtgtgagtgtgcaggGACATCTCTCCCAGACTGACCCCGTCCATCTTCGACAAAATAAAATCtggaatgtgttgttttgttgttgttgttgccgctCTCCTCTTCTTGTTATTGTTGCTAAACAGTCGGAGCTAGCAGTCTGGAAGGTCTCTTGTTACACCAGACTATGGATTTATTGATTTGTGAATTAATTGATTTCCAGGCTTATGGGGTGTCTAATTAATTATCTGATAACGTTAAGTACTGTCTTCAAACTCCCTTAAAACTCCCACAAATGGAgtcagcagcggcagcagcaggaggagctttggtggagattttttttatgttctctTGTCTCTTTGGTGCTCAGCTGTGCTCCTCGGTCGAAGCCTCGCTTTTGTGCCTGCGTGAGACAAGACAGGCGATGGTGTTAGTGCGCTGCCTTTTTAAACTTTCAACGCtgcagagggagggaaaaaaaacacacacacacagacgaatCTCTTTCGTTTTGTGCGCGTATTTTACGcacatgcatgaaaaaaaatcgCAGAAGCGTCACAATgatcactctctcacacacacacacacacacacgaaggaACACGGACTGCGAGGCTTTCATCACTTCAGCCTAATCTCGTCAAGGAATGAAGCGGTTTTTGATCCATTCTGACGCTTAGTTACAGGCGAAACTGCACAGTGAACGTGTGAAATGAACGAGGGCGACGCgataaaaaccaaacacaaacacgccgGAGATTCACAGACACCGTGTCAGACAGACACGCGTGCAGTGGAGCTCCACGGTCCACACTCCtaccttttttttatgtctttctcttttcccccGTTACTGTCCACTTCTCAGAGCGCGTTGTCCGCGGCTGTTGTCCGTCCTGAGCATCTCTCCGTCTGTGTCGCCTGCCAGCGCCTGCAGATCCACACAATCGGTGCGCTGCGCCCCCGGGGTGCAACGTTCACCAAAACCAGAGCGCAAAAACCATCTGCGGTGATTACACGATCCTCCTGtctccgttttttttttaaaaaaccccaCTCTTTTGTGtgcggttttttttttctccaccttCGAAAACGATCTCGTGCTCTACggtctccttttctttttcctctcttctttttttccagctctcTACTCTATCGCagctctcctcttcttcttttcattatCTCGTGagattttcctcctcctcctcctgcctcacTGCCTGCCACTTCATCGATCTCACCACCaactctttctccctctcctcctcatcccccTCCCACCCCCCTTGCTCACATTGACTCCCTCCTTTCAGTGCGTCACGGCCTTAAAAATCTGACAGATGTGCGATGAAATTCCTACTCCAATTAACCCTTTCTCTccgggggtggggggtgggatggaagaggaggaggagaaagggaagggaagaggaggtggagatgCTCCCTCTCTCCTAACCCCACAGGTTAAAGCCTCCTTCTTCAGCTGATTGCAGCGCACAACTTATGAATTGTACGTGGTCGTTTATTGTGGCTGATCAATGGAGGCTGCGGCTAATGTTCAGAGTAACAAGTGATGCCTTCACTGCGCTCATTGTCACTcggggtaaaaaaaataaatatctgcaACATAGAAATGGAATCAGTGGaagaatctttaaaaaaataaacaacaataaccacgataataaatgtataatatgaCATTACAGAGGCCCAGAGATTCTGAAACAACTGCATACAGGGTTAATATGCAATTATGCGAATCGCCTCACTTACTTATTGACTTTTACAGGCTTGAGTTTCCCTCTCTGCTTTTCACCATTTCCACACCATGCAGGCCTGCATGCGCGTGCACTGTACGTGAAGGCAGCACCTTacgcttttattttattattattaccctTTGCAGGAATTAAAGACAAATAGAATCCCACTTTGCAggaataataatactagtaataataatacacgcatggatggatgaataattaattgaataaatgaataatttacagAACAGTGCAAAACCCACATTAAGAGAtttggagagacagagatacaCTGTGTTCTCTGCTCTGTCTATGAATGTGTGCACGTGACAGTTGCAACGCGTGCCCACATCAtccataataacaataataattattaggatgattatgattataaatactgtataaagtGAGGCTCTGGGCTTCTTCTCCAGCTCTTAACCAGCACTCGGAGGCTCAGAGCACTCACACATCACCGACACTCAAATCTGGAAAGTCCCCAAACCAGATCAATCCCACCTCACCTCACccccccactcccactcccacctCATCTCCACACCTCATTCCTCCCAGAAAACAccgtgcagctgctgctgctgcagtcaggCCTGCTGGGTGCGCGTGCACGCCTATATATGTGCTTGCTGTAAGAATCCAATATGCGCGCGCTGACGCCTGCTTGATTGTATGTGGGTTTTCTATATATATGAAGCATaaatgcatgtacattaaagtCTACGtacgtgtgcgtgcgtgcgcgcagCCGGCCTCAGAAGACAGGACTGAGGCAGCGCGCGCATACTAATCGCATCTGTCTGTCAGTTTAATTTTCAGAGATGAGCAATTCTGGCGTTTGGAAACAGCGGAGCTGCAGCGCGGTGTGGGACCGCGGGCTTCCCGGAGCAGATGCTGCCCTATCGATCCGCGCTGTGCGCGCTCACGCACGCACGCAGCCATGGAAggaaggggtgtgtgtgtgtgtgtgtgtgtgtgtggctggagAGTAGCTCGAGGTAAAATGGTCAACGGctacacagtgaaaataaaaaaaaaaggaggtcgGGGTGAAAGTTCACCTTCtgtggctggaaaaaaaaaaaaggctgacaCCCGAGATGCAACTTTTTCCACTGCAGGCCTCCAGGACAGAACTGATGACACCCGGTGGGGTGTTCAGGTGTTCACGTGTTCAACAACACCCTCAattctccatcatcatcatcataaaaatgatgattacaAGCTGCAAATCTGGAAAATATAGGGGTGGATTTTTTTAccagtggtgtgcacagacatttcaTGGGACAGGGGCTCCAGTGGAAAAAGGGGCACCTCCTtagattattcattttaaagataatcctttcaaaaacatttttactatttttataaacatttataatgTGTGCAATAATGGCTGGTTTTGAAATAGTCATTTTATAGAATCTTGTTCTACACCAATTGATTAAACAtctgcacatatatatatgtatgtatatatatatatttatatatatatatatatatatatatatatatacatatatatataaaaacacacacatatataacacacacatatatatatgtatatatatatataatatactatggGTCATATTATATTTCATGGGTCAGGGGCTCAAGTGAACAAAAGGACACCTccaataattataaataaataataaataaataaaaatgactcagtatatatttatttatttaaataaccaCAGAGATGTTTAAtacacagaacaaaaaacataatccaTAAGTCCACACTGAAGTTACCAAGTTAAATTAAGAACAACTTTATTACTTTAGTTTCAAttagttttaatattttctcaatagaggtctctttttttttagtttgtaaaCCATTTTTCCTTCAGTGTAATGAATTGTTAGGATTAATTCTTTAGgctgaatgtaaacacagaccCTGAACCATGGGGACGACGTGTCCTCTCTGTTTTTTGTGCCTCATAAAAATCAATTTTCACTTAAAACTGTGTAATAATGGccagaaatgatgatgataaattaTGAAGATTACAAGCTTCAAATCTCAGTAAGGTTGTTTCCATGTTAAGGATTTTAgccagtggcgtgcacagacatttcatAGGGCAGGGGCTTAAGTGAAAAAGGGGGCACCACGctttaattatgaattaaaaaaagatacaaagGTAAATAAATTAGGTGTTTCTATTTCAAGGATTTAGCCAGTGGTGTACACAGATATTTCATGGGACAGGGGTTCAAGTGAAAAGGGAGGCACCACACCTTCATTATGAATCCAAAAAACAGGAGATAggaagcatttttttatttattatgattaccattatcattatttcGATAACTGCACACTCATGTAGATGTTTAATATGCTGACTTGacctttttttacaaaagtaaaGCGTAAAAATGCTTGGAATTCagaaacataacaataataataataataacatagcTCATTGTGATAAATATGATCACAAGTTTacttatttctttaaaaaaaataaaaataattacttGTTTCTATGTCAAGGATTTTAGCCAACaccacacaaaaaagacacagaagcaAATGTACttggaaatattttattttttagtaacTGCACACtaatacaga from the Solea senegalensis isolate Sse05_10M linkage group LG9, IFAPA_SoseM_1, whole genome shotgun sequence genome contains:
- the onecutl gene encoding one cut domain, family member, like, with translation MDGVSLGEMSLHTHTHSHSDLAHSQDGRAMLHSRDLSAAFPRPSLGGPSMSLEPEPRPPGFDHSMSALGYSGDSPSSTGSTYTTLTPLQPFDDKFHHHHHHHPCLPVSNVIGSFTLMREDRGLSTNFYNPYGKDLAMTQSLSPPTTGSGLSSTMHGYGSLGNSSNGNGGQMLHGGYDVHGGSLFCRTSDFGREISPPGLGGGDVSLGHQLNKMEAHQHATGHHPHIYSQHYQPHHHPSHQTSKVSEHLHSSSSVASSPGEGMLPGLQGGGGSSGEEINTRDVAQRIITELKRYSIPQAIFAERVLCRSQGTLSDLLRNPKPWGKLKSGRETFKRMSRWLQEPEFQRMASLRLEACKRKEQEQSKLERNQGPKRTRLVFTDLQRRTLLAIFRENHRPTKELQVTIAQQLGLELSTVSNFFMNARRRNLNKWADEGRPSSTGSSGSSVSSSAVSCSTA